The sequence GCGTGGCGTTCGCTCTCGTCCAAGGCAGGATTGCGATCCCCGTGATACGGCAGCCTGCGCGCGCGCGCACTCTGAGTGGGTGATACACGCAGGCTCGCGCTGCGAACCGTGCCGATACGCCCATCCGTGCCCAGGAACAACGCCGAGAGGTCGGGGCCCACGGCTCGACGAGGTGCCGAACGAACTTCGAGGTCGTTGCCGTCCCGCATCCGCGCCTGGAAGCCCGACAGCGTCTGCGCCACGGGGTCACTCCAGGGATCCGGCGCGCCGGGCATGCCCTTGGCAACGAACTCGGCGACCGTCGACTCGGGCAGCGTACCCTCCAAGCCCAGAGTGAGCCGCTGCCGACCGACTAGCTCTTCCGCAACGGCAAGAGGCATGTCCCCGGGAAGCGTGGCCACCAGCGAACTTTCGTCGACCACAGCGCGCGGGGGCGCGGCTACCGCTCGCGTGCGTTGCGGCGCTTCTCGAGGTAGCAATGCACCTGGATTGAGGATTCCACTCGGATCCCAGGCCTGCATCAAGCGACGGACGACTTCCACGCCGTGACCCAGCTCCGCACCGAGCTTCGGCGCCTTGCTGCGACCGACGCCATGGTGGTGACTGAGCGTACCTCCGGCCGCGATCGCGGCGTCGAGGGCGGCACGCCACGCCGCGTCGTACTTGTCCAGGGCGTCGCGGTCGTCCTTGCCGATGCCGGAGAACGTGAAGTAGATGCTGCAACCGTCGGGATAGGCGTGAGACAGATGCGCCATCACCAACACGTGCTTTCCGAGCGCGTCCCGCACGCCATCGTAGAGCGCTTGCAGTCGCGACCACGGCGCAGCGACCTCCATGGTGTCGCTGAAAGCACCCGCGCGAAACACCGGCGACTGGCGATAGCTCACACCATAGCGGTGCTGGTACCAGCGTCGAGCTGGTGCTTCCCCCAAGTCCTTCGCCCCGGCTTGAAGACAGAGCCGAGTCGCCCGCGCCGCGTCCTCCAGCACGTGCTCCTGCTCGCCCTCGAACACGAACACCAGGGTCGCGCTAGGCAGCAGGTTTCCCTCTGCCGCCTGAATCGCAAAATTGAGCACACGCGGAGCACGGAGCGCGCGCTTGAGCACGCCCATCAAGCGCTCGGTTTGACTCGGCCCGTGGCGCTGTTCGGCGGCACCACTCATGGTGTCCTTGACCGTTCCTTGCCGCATCAGCGCTGAGTCGATGGGATCGTAGAGGCGGGCTACGGAAGGACGCAGCCCCGCCTGAAAGACGACTCGCATCGCTTCCCAGCCCGAGGTGATGTCCGGAAAGGAAAACGCGCAGAAGGCTCGACTCTTCGGCAGCGCATGCAATCTGAGCCGCGCCCGCGTGATGATGCCGAGCGTTCCCTCGCTGCCGACGATGAAGGGCACCATGTTCGGTCCGTCGAAGCGACGGCGGAAGACCGCCAGTTCGCCCGTGCCCAGTACGCACTCGACGGACTCGACCATGTCCTCGATCTTGCCGTAGAGCCCCGAACACTGGCCCGCACCTCGAGCCGCGATCCAGCCGCCCACGGTCGAACACAAGATGCTCGAGGGGAAGTGACCGATGGTGAACCCATGACGATTCACGTCTTCTTCCAAGGTGATGCCGATGGCACCAGCGCCCACGTCGAGTAGAGGAGCGTCGCGGTCGATGCGAAAGCCGGCCAACTCCTTGACGTCGACGACGATGCTCCGAGCGTCGGGATAGACGGCGCCACACACGCCGCTACCCGCACCGTAGGGAACTAGCGGAGTCCCTTCGGCCCGGGCGAACTCCACGAGGCGGACCAGCGACTCCAAGGTGCGAGGCCACGCCACGCACGCAGGCTGACGATCGACCCGGCCCGCGCGGGTCTCGATCAGTCGGCGAGGCCAGAGGTCGCGCGCGTAGGACACACGATCCGGCACGCTGGCGCTCACCCTCAAACCTGGGACCGCCTCGGTCAATGCTCGGGCAAAATCCACCATCGGGGTTGTAGCCAACGCGGCGCGGGGCGTATACCAGTGCCGTGAAGTTCCTTCCGAAAGGCGCGCTTTGGGCGCTCTTGCTCGCTGCGTGCGGTGGCGGCCAGGGCGGCGGCGCAGGCAGCCAGGTCGGCGGAACCGACCGCCCGGAAAACGGCGGCGAAACCGCTGAGGCGGGCGGGGATTCGCACGCGGAAGCACCCACCCCGGCGTGCAACGACGAAGGCTGTTTCCCTTGCGGCGAGGGCCTGTGCCCGAAGGGCTTCTACTGCGATCAACAGGCACCCGGCGGCCCTGCATGCAGTTGGCTACCGGAGTGCGCGGCCGAGCCTACGTGCGCCTGCTTGAGCAAGAGCCTGGGATCGGAGTGCAGCTGCAGCGAGAAGAGTTCGGGCGTCTACTGCGAGTGAGACTCAAGGGCGCTGCGCCAAGATGATGATGCGCGGCGAGCTGGCACCGAAGAACACACCCGGCGTCGCAGGGTGTCCGCTTGCTTCGGTCACTCGAAACCCGACGTCGTGCAGCAGCTTGCCCAGCTCATGTAGACCGTAGAGGCGAATGGAGTAGTTGCACTCCATGCTCCGCCCATCGTCGAGAATCAAAGAACGCTTCACCCGCAGGCGGCTGGTGATGAAGTCGACGTTCATGTCGTCCATACACACGCACGCGTCGCCTTCGAACCAGGTCTGACCTGGCTGGTGCGCAACCACGAAGTCGCGGTTTGCAACGTCCAAGAGGAACATCCCGCCCGGACGCAGCGCACGAAAGATGCGCTGCGCAACGTTGAAGTTCTTCTCTTCTTCGAAGTAGCCAAAGCTGGTGTTCCAACAGTAGATGCCATCGAACATCTCTTCGAAGGCCATTTCCCGCATGTCCCCCTGAAGCAGGTTCAGCTTTTGGCCCGAGTTCTGCGCGACGTCCGCGGCCAGCGCTAGTTGATGCAGCGAAAGGTCGTAGCCGACGACTCCGTAGCCGCGCCGAGCCAGATCGACGGCGTGGTACCCAGCACCGCAGCCCAGATCCAACACCACCCCGCCTTTCGCGATGCCCAAGGACTCCTCGATGAAGTCGGCCTCGTGTGTGACCTGAGTCTCGCTGAGAATGCCGACGGCACGGGAGAAATCCTCGCCGAACAGCTCCTCCCACCATGCGCGCCGGACGCGCTTGTCATCGAGGCCGGACGCGCGCCTCGCTTCTTCCGCCGCCTTGCGCGCCTCCGCCTTCTGTTGAGCGGCGCGCCGTGCATCCTCGAATGCGCTGCGGCGCGGTGGCGGTGGCGGCTTGGCTCCGCCTTCCGTCAGATCTCCCGCCGGCACGTCGCTGGCTTCGCTCGCGCCCTCCATGTCGATGGCAACGTCGATGTCATGCTCTTCCGCGTCGTCTGCATTCTCTGCAACGTCCGCATCGGCAAGCTCGACGGGGCCGCTCGCCGGGGTCTCGTCGGATTCCGGCGAGATATCGTCGTCCGTGAGCTCCTCGGCGCCTTCCAGCTCTTGCGGGGTAGCAGGCGCGGCCACGGGGGGAACCTCCGCTGGCGCGACTGGCGGCGGCGTGCTCGGGACCCGATCGGCGTCGCGCTGGTCCGGCGGGGCAGGCTCTTCGGCCCCGCTGGGCGGCGGAGCGCTCCTGCGAGCCTGAATGATGCGGGCAGCTTTCACGGGCTTCGAGGGCGCCGGCTCTTCGACAGGGGGCGGCGGGTAGGACGTGGCCGCGGAAGGGGGCGGCGGCTCTTCGCTTGCTTCAACGCTGGCCGATACTGCAGCAATGCGCGCGAGATCCTGCTCCATGTCCTCTCGCGTCAGCGGCGGCCAGGGGGATTCTTGCTTGGCATCGGCCTGCGGATCGGGCGGCTGCGACGAAGCCCTCGGCGGCTCCGATGCGACGCGCGGCGGTTCCGATACTGCGCGTGGAGGTTCCGACACCGCGCGTGGAGGTTCCGATACCGCGCGTGGAGGTTCCGATACCGCGCGTGGAGGTTCCGATACCGCGCGCGGAGGTTCCGATGCTGCGCGCGGCGGTTCCGATACTGCGCGTGGAGGTTCCGACACTGGACGCGGGGGCTCCGACACTGGACGCGGGGGCTCCGACACTGGACGTGGAGGCTCCGATGCGACGCGCGGCGGATCCGACATGGGGCGTGGCGGTGAGGACACCGGACGCGGCGGCGCCGACACCGGGCGCGGGGGGACGGAGCCTGGACGAGGAGGCTCCGAGCCCGGGGCGGGCGCGGCAGCGCGAAGCGCTTGTGCGGCTTCCTCTGGAAGATCGATGCGGGGCGTACGTGGAGGGCGCAACGACTCGGGTTCGATCTCCTCCGCCTCGTCGTCGTCGTCGGGTCGCAAACTCGCGCGCGCAACCGGTGTTTGAGGTATCGTGTTGCGTCGCGGCCGCTTCTTGCGCGGGGGTGGTCCACTGATCGGCTTGTTTGGAACCGTCTCCAACGGGTCGTCGACGTGGACTTCTACCTCTTCCTCCTCGACCTCGATGTCGTCTTCCATGTCCGGCGGCGGGAGTTCGCTGAGCCTGGGCTCAGGGGGCGCAGACGATGTCCGCGGAGGGGGATCCGAAGAGATATCGGGGATCTCCGGCGGCGCCTCGTCGTCCAATTCGTGCTCGTCGCTCATGCCACCCTGAGAAGCGATTGGCCATACAAGATGGGGCCGGTTTTTCGCACGATTTGCAGCCCCGGTTCCAGGAGCATCACGGCAGTGGACCCCAGGTGAAACATCCCGAGTTCATCGCCACGAGCGACGGAAGCGCGGGGTGAAAGCGCATGATCCCCGGCGGGCACTGCGGGTCCTGGCACCAAGGTCACACTGATGCGCCCCACGACGATCGCGCCGACCATGATCAGAGCCACGCGCCCGAGGCCCGGCGTGTCGATGTAGATCACGACGCGGTTGTTTCGCACGAACAAGCGCGGAACATGCCGCTCTCCGATCGAATTGACCGGAAACAAATCCCCCGGGATGCCGCGCACCAGCCCCACGTCGCCGTCCACCGGGCAATGGACGCGATGATAGTCGCGAGGAGACAGGTAGACGACGGCGAAGCTTCCGCCGGCGAAGGGTGCAGCTTCTGTCGGACTCCCGAGTAGCTCGCCAACCTCGTAGGGCCGGCCCTTGACGAAGATCCGTCCAGAAGGTTCCACGGGGCCTGTCGACTCCAGACGGCCGTCGGCCGGACTGACTACGGCATCTTCACTGACGGGTCGGGCGCCGGGCTTGAGCGGACGGGTGAAGAACTCGTCGAAGCTGGCGTAGGGCCCGCCGCGCGCCGCGACTTCTTCCATGTTCACGTCGTACGCACGGGAGTAGGCGCGCTCCACGATCCGGGAGACACGCGGAGACAACTCGCTCTCACAAAGCTTACCCACCGCGTGGCTCAATCGAACCCGTGGCAAGGCGCGCAGAAGCTGAGCTGCAGCGAAGGTGGCAACACTCACCGGACGTCTCGAGTTTTTAGCCGCAAGTCGGGCGGTTGATGGTAGGCGCCTGGCCCTAAAGGGTCAATTCTCCGTGGGTTTTCGTGCGCTTGCGCACAGGGCTTCCCAGGCAGGATCCCCCGAGAAGACCGGTGCTGGAGGCGATTTCTGGCCCGGAGCGGCCGGAAATCGCCCCAACCCCTTACAGGCCACCCACTCGGACAGGGGATCGAGCCCCAGCGCAGTATCGAAGCTGGTCGCGGCACCCTTTTCCCCCTTGGCGGCCTGCTCGCGGCCCCGAAGGGCGAGCCACCCCCCGTGCGCCGTCTGCAGCGCCGCTACCTCGCCCAGCGTGGACCGGGCCTGCTCGGCATCCCCGACTCCGCGCCAGGACCGTGAGGCGCGAAAACGCAGAGCGCCATCCACGGGAAACGCCTTCATGGCGCGGTCGTGTTCCAGGGCCGCCGCCCGCAGATGGCCACGGGAGTAGGCCAGGTCGCCGAGGCGCACCAAGCGAGCCAAGTCCTTGGGGACCGCGGGCGTCTCAGCGCGGGCCTTGGGCGCCTCCATCTCTCGCAAGTGCTTCTGCCAGCGCAGATTCCAGGTGGATAGACCAAAGCCTGTCACGCTTTCCATGGCTGCGCTGGCGTCGCGAGTACCGATACCCTTCAAGTCGATTAGCAG comes from Polyangiaceae bacterium and encodes:
- a CDS encoding FAD-linked oxidase C-terminal domain-containing protein, producing MAWPRTLESLVRLVEFARAEGTPLVPYGAGSGVCGAVYPDARSIVVDVKELAGFRIDRDAPLLDVGAGAIGITLEEDVNRHGFTIGHFPSSILCSTVGGWIAARGAGQCSGLYGKIEDMVESVECVLGTGELAVFRRRFDGPNMVPFIVGSEGTLGIITRARLRLHALPKSRAFCAFSFPDITSGWEAMRVVFQAGLRPSVARLYDPIDSALMRQGTVKDTMSGAAEQRHGPSQTERLMGVLKRALRAPRVLNFAIQAAEGNLLPSATLVFVFEGEQEHVLEDAARATRLCLQAGAKDLGEAPARRWYQHRYGVSYRQSPVFRAGAFSDTMEVAAPWSRLQALYDGVRDALGKHVLVMAHLSHAYPDGCSIYFTFSGIGKDDRDALDKYDAAWRAALDAAIAAGGTLSHHHGVGRSKAPKLGAELGHGVEVVRRLMQAWDPSGILNPGALLPREAPQRTRAVAAPPRAVVDESSLVATLPGDMPLAVAEELVGRQRLTLGLEGTLPESTVAEFVAKGMPGAPDPWSDPVAQTLSGFQARMRDGNDLEVRSAPRRAVGPDLSALFLGTDGRIGTVRSASLRVSPTQSARARRLPYHGDRNPALDESERHAWDRVEQALGGPSNSD
- a CDS encoding class I SAM-dependent methyltransferase, whose translation is MKAARIIQARRSAPPPSGAEEPAPPDQRDADRVPSTPPPVAPAEVPPVAAPATPQELEGAEELTDDDISPESDETPASGPVELADADVAENADDAEEHDIDVAIDMEGASEASDVPAGDLTEGGAKPPPPPRRSAFEDARRAAQQKAEARKAAEEARRASGLDDKRVRRAWWEELFGEDFSRAVGILSETQVTHEADFIEESLGIAKGGVVLDLGCGAGYHAVDLARRGYGVVGYDLSLHQLALAADVAQNSGQKLNLLQGDMREMAFEEMFDGIYCWNTSFGYFEEEKNFNVAQRIFRALRPGGMFLLDVANRDFVVAHQPGQTWFEGDACVCMDDMNVDFITSRLRVKRSLILDDGRSMECNYSIRLYGLHELGKLLHDVGFRVTEASGHPATPGVFFGASSPRIIILAQRP
- the asd gene encoding archaetidylserine decarboxylase (Phosphatidylserine decarboxylase is synthesized as a single chain precursor. Generation of the pyruvoyl active site from a Ser is coupled to cleavage of a Gly-Ser bond between the larger (beta) and smaller (alpha chains). It is an integral membrane protein.), with product MGKLCESELSPRVSRIVERAYSRAYDVNMEEVAARGGPYASFDEFFTRPLKPGARPVSEDAVVSPADGRLESTGPVEPSGRIFVKGRPYEVGELLGSPTEAAPFAGGSFAVVYLSPRDYHRVHCPVDGDVGLVRGIPGDLFPVNSIGERHVPRLFVRNNRVVIYIDTPGLGRVALIMVGAIVVGRISVTLVPGPAVPAGDHALSPRASVARGDELGMFHLGSTAVMLLEPGLQIVRKTGPILYGQSLLRVA